The DNA window TTATTGCGATAACAAGTACATTAGCTTTTTTATTAACTGTATTTTTCATTTTTAATTCCTCGTAATTACGTAGCTTTTCATAAATGATTCTTTTCGTACTCCACCTTTTGATCTTTTGATCATTAATTTAACATAACATCTTTTATGTCCTGCATCATACTCAAACCCAGAGGAGTCTAGATCAAATGTAAAAGGTTGTAAATTTAACTTTTGTCTATCATTCCAAGTAAATAGAGTTTTACTATATCTGTACAGAGAACTATCTGAAGAATCAATCTCATACCTGACTCCATCACTTGATAAAGGTGTTTTTATTTCGATTCTTTTTGTAAACTCACTTGAAGAGTCACT is part of the Candidatus Delongbacteria bacterium genome and encodes:
- a CDS encoding prepilin-type N-terminal cleavage/methylation domain-containing protein, with translation MNKKGFSLTEIIVTSLIVGFVLSGTTFLMVRASEFNTRIFFEENTQDILSNLIFTINRDIRNGSEVILKDDDWSDSSSEFTKRIEIKTPLSSDGVRYEIDSSDSSLYRYSKTLFTWNDRQKLNLQPFTFDLDSSGFEYDAGHKRCYVKLMIKRSKGGVRKESFMKSYVITRN